One Kribbella sp. NBC_00662 genomic region harbors:
- a CDS encoding glycine--tRNA ligase, protein MPVETVDAVVSLSKRRGFVYPCGEIYGGTKSAWDYGPLGVELKNNVRTQWWRTMVTGRDDIVGLDSSVILPTQVWEASGHLAEFVDPLTECQSCHKRFRDDHLREDFARRKNKDVDEVKLAEIACPNCGNKGTFTEPRMFNGLLKTYLGPVESEEGLHYLRPETAQGIFINFANVMGTARKKPPFGIAQVGKSFRNEITPGNFIFRTREFEQMEMEFFVEPGTDEDWHEYWLKARWDWYTGLGLNPDNMRFYEHPKEKLSHYSKRTVDIEYRFNFGGKEFDELEGIANRTDFDLTTHSKHSGADLSYFDQEKGERWTPYVIEPAAGLTRNVLAFLLDAYTEDEAPNAKGGVDKRTVLRFDPRLAPVKAAVLPLSRNADLSPKARDLAAELRKSWNVDFDDAGAIGRRYRRQDEIGTPYCITVDFDTLEDQAVTIRERDSMKQERVALTEVTGYLAQHLVGC, encoded by the coding sequence GTGCCCGTGGAAACCGTCGATGCCGTCGTCAGCCTCAGCAAGCGGAGAGGCTTCGTCTATCCCTGCGGCGAGATCTACGGCGGTACCAAGTCGGCCTGGGACTACGGACCGCTCGGGGTCGAGCTGAAGAACAACGTCCGGACCCAGTGGTGGCGGACGATGGTGACCGGCCGGGACGACATCGTCGGGCTGGACTCCTCGGTGATCCTGCCGACCCAGGTCTGGGAGGCCTCCGGCCACCTGGCCGAGTTCGTCGACCCGCTGACCGAGTGCCAGTCCTGCCACAAGCGCTTCCGCGACGACCACCTCCGCGAGGACTTCGCCCGCCGGAAGAACAAGGACGTCGACGAGGTCAAGCTGGCCGAGATCGCCTGCCCGAACTGCGGTAACAAGGGCACGTTCACCGAGCCGCGGATGTTCAACGGCCTGCTGAAGACCTACCTCGGCCCGGTCGAGTCCGAGGAGGGCCTGCACTACCTCCGCCCGGAGACCGCGCAGGGCATCTTCATCAACTTCGCGAACGTGATGGGCACCGCCCGGAAGAAGCCGCCGTTCGGCATCGCCCAGGTCGGCAAGAGCTTCCGCAACGAGATCACGCCGGGCAACTTCATCTTCCGGACCCGCGAGTTCGAGCAGATGGAGATGGAGTTCTTCGTCGAGCCGGGCACCGACGAGGACTGGCACGAGTACTGGCTGAAGGCGCGCTGGGACTGGTACACCGGCCTCGGGCTGAACCCGGACAACATGCGGTTCTACGAGCACCCGAAGGAGAAGCTGAGCCACTACTCGAAGCGCACCGTCGACATCGAGTACCGGTTCAACTTCGGCGGCAAGGAGTTCGACGAGCTCGAGGGCATCGCGAACCGCACCGACTTCGACCTGACCACGCACTCCAAGCACTCCGGCGCCGACCTGTCGTACTTCGACCAGGAGAAGGGCGAGCGCTGGACGCCGTACGTGATCGAGCCCGCGGCCGGCCTGACCCGCAACGTGCTGGCCTTCCTGCTCGACGCGTACACCGAGGACGAGGCGCCGAACGCGAAGGGCGGTGTGGACAAGCGCACGGTACTGCGGTTCGACCCGCGGCTCGCGCCGGTCAAGGCCGCTGTACTCCCGCTGTCGCGCAACGCAGACCTGTCGCCGAAGGCCCGCGACCTGGCCGCCGAGCTTCGCAAGAGCTGGAACGTCGACTTCGACGATGCCGGCGCGATCGGACGGCGGTACCGGCGGCAGGACGAGATCGGTACGCCGTACTGCATCACCGTCGACTTCGACACCCTCGAGGACCAGGCCGTGACGATCCGGGAGCGCGACTCGATGAAGCAGGAGCGGGTAGCGTTGACCGAGGTCACCGGGTACCTCGCGCAGCATCTGGTGGGTTGCTGA
- a CDS encoding NAD-dependent epimerase/dehydratase family protein — protein MILVTGGLGMIGAHTARTLVDLGQEVVVTSHRRTDPPSFLDGKVIVEQLDVTDRDAFLALGSQYEFSDIVHLAGSIPAEDPVAYFRHDLTGLLNALDAARAWGVRRFAVASSIGVYIGQDENPWHEGLPLPTADLPHLIVAFKKAVEPVTTHSLAGTGIHPIVLRIGSTWGPLMDPESIFSPIPPHVSAVLRGETPTPLPADAGGDWCYAPDMGRAIASLVNADTLNHTTYNVSSGKPFIYAEAAGQLTVEPGGETSPHLDVTRLTTETGFTPTFTFPEAVAHYITWRTTNPR, from the coding sequence ATGATTCTCGTCACCGGTGGGCTCGGCATGATCGGCGCCCACACCGCCCGCACCCTCGTCGACCTCGGACAGGAGGTCGTCGTCACGTCCCACCGGCGTACCGACCCGCCGTCGTTCCTCGACGGCAAAGTCATCGTGGAGCAGCTCGACGTCACCGACCGGGACGCGTTCCTCGCGCTCGGCTCGCAGTACGAGTTCAGCGACATCGTGCACCTGGCCGGCTCGATCCCGGCCGAGGATCCGGTCGCGTACTTCCGCCACGACCTCACCGGGCTGCTCAATGCGCTGGATGCGGCACGGGCGTGGGGCGTGCGGCGGTTCGCGGTCGCCAGCAGCATCGGGGTGTACATCGGGCAGGACGAAAACCCTTGGCATGAGGGCCTTCCGCTACCGACCGCCGATCTCCCGCACCTGATCGTCGCCTTCAAGAAAGCCGTCGAGCCCGTGACAACACACAGCCTCGCCGGAACCGGCATCCACCCGATCGTCCTCCGAATCGGCTCGACCTGGGGCCCGCTGATGGACCCCGAGTCGATCTTCAGCCCGATCCCGCCGCACGTCAGCGCCGTACTCCGCGGCGAAACCCCCACTCCCCTCCCGGCCGACGCCGGCGGCGACTGGTGCTACGCCCCCGACATGGGCCGCGCGATCGCCTCCCTCGTCAACGCCGACACCCTCAACCACACCACCTACAACGTCTCGAGCGGCAAGCCGTTTATCTACGCCGAAGCAGCCGGCCAACTGACCGTCGAGCCCGGCGGCGAGACCAGTCCGCATCTGGACGTCACCCGCCTGACCACCGAAACCGGCTTCACCCCCACCTTCACCTTCCCCGAAGCCGTCGCCCACTACATCACCTGGCGCACCACCAACCCCCGCTGA
- a CDS encoding TetR/AcrR family transcriptional regulator: protein MPRQRTGDTRARIQQAALELFAEKGLQQTSLRDIADRLGVTKPALYYHFASREDLLNSLVEPLIADFEAYAAAQQAAAPVAPRELLGSYFDLAYRHRALIQLAIRDLSVLHELKLAERFIEWRGALAELLIGTSPSLADVVRCMVALGGLSDCAVMLDHDPVSELREAAVEAAYDSLGRP from the coding sequence ATGCCGAGACAACGGACCGGGGACACCCGGGCGCGGATCCAGCAGGCCGCGCTGGAGCTGTTCGCGGAGAAGGGCCTGCAGCAGACCAGCCTGCGCGACATCGCCGACCGGCTCGGGGTGACCAAGCCGGCGCTGTACTACCACTTCGCGTCCCGCGAGGACCTGCTGAACAGCCTGGTCGAGCCGTTGATCGCCGACTTCGAGGCGTACGCCGCCGCGCAGCAGGCCGCCGCGCCGGTCGCGCCGCGCGAGCTCCTCGGCTCGTACTTCGACCTCGCCTACCGGCACCGGGCGCTGATCCAGCTCGCGATCCGCGACCTGTCGGTGCTGCACGAGCTCAAACTCGCCGAACGCTTCATTGAGTGGCGGGGCGCGCTGGCGGAACTCCTGATCGGCACAAGCCCGTCGTTGGCAGACGTAGTGCGCTGCATGGTCGCACTCGGCGGCCTGTCGGACTGCGCGGTCATGCTCGACCACGATCCGGTCTCGGAACTGCGTGAGGCCGCGGTCGAAGCGGCGTACGACAGCCTCGGCCGGCCCTGA
- a CDS encoding YibE/F family protein, with translation MASRNVGRRRADHRSNRRRKLEIPQGHGHGHGHGHGHGDHVVDTSVVNSDAIVARRVRIVVAAVLIPLLIAAVVGMIVMWPNGDVKVASYQTQTARGEVTAIKPCPGAKPQCDQATVKLTSGPDKGKVIPVEVPPANQTSIPVKVGQTIMLGVQDAPTVAGRYTYVDHDRTNSLLWLAGIFAVAVVALSRWRGFAALIALAVTAVMLTQFILPAILHGENALLVAVVGGTVIMAIALFLTHGINAESSIALSGTVAALGLTVVLGWFFTKFCQLSGLASEGASGAKSLVPDIDLTGLLVAGMVIGALGVLDDVTVTQAAAVWELSAANPTANRRELVAAGLRIGRTHVASVVNTLVLAYAGAALPVLLVFAIQDLPGRAVLSTESVAMEVVRGLVGSLGIIAAVPLTTALAAMAVADRSRELVAEPEHITN, from the coding sequence ATGGCCAGCCGCAACGTCGGGCGTCGGCGCGCCGACCACCGGAGCAACCGGCGCCGGAAGCTGGAAATTCCCCAGGGGCACGGACACGGTCATGGACACGGTCACGGTCACGGCGACCATGTGGTCGACACGTCGGTAGTGAACTCCGACGCGATCGTCGCCCGCCGGGTCCGGATCGTCGTCGCCGCGGTGCTGATCCCGCTCCTCATCGCCGCGGTCGTCGGCATGATCGTCATGTGGCCCAACGGTGACGTGAAGGTCGCGTCGTACCAGACCCAGACCGCCCGCGGCGAGGTCACGGCGATCAAGCCGTGTCCGGGCGCGAAACCCCAGTGCGACCAGGCGACGGTCAAGCTCACCAGTGGGCCCGACAAGGGCAAGGTGATCCCGGTCGAGGTCCCGCCGGCCAATCAGACGTCGATCCCGGTCAAGGTCGGACAGACGATCATGCTCGGGGTGCAGGATGCGCCGACCGTCGCCGGCCGGTACACATACGTCGACCACGACCGGACCAACTCGTTGCTGTGGCTGGCCGGGATCTTCGCGGTCGCGGTTGTCGCGCTGTCGCGCTGGCGAGGCTTCGCGGCGCTGATCGCGCTGGCGGTGACGGCGGTCATGCTGACGCAGTTCATCCTCCCGGCGATCCTCCACGGCGAGAACGCACTGCTGGTCGCGGTCGTCGGCGGCACGGTGATCATGGCGATCGCGTTGTTCCTCACCCACGGGATAAATGCCGAGAGTTCGATCGCATTGTCGGGGACGGTGGCTGCCCTCGGGCTGACGGTCGTCCTCGGCTGGTTCTTCACCAAGTTCTGCCAGTTGAGCGGGCTGGCGTCCGAGGGTGCGTCAGGTGCCAAGTCCTTGGTGCCTGACATCGACCTCACCGGCCTGCTGGTCGCGGGCATGGTGATCGGCGCGCTCGGCGTGTTGGACGACGTCACCGTCACGCAGGCGGCCGCTGTCTGGGAGCTGTCCGCGGCGAACCCGACCGCCAACCGCCGCGAGCTCGTCGCCGCCGGCCTGCGCATCGGCCGCACCCACGTCGCGTCGGTGGTCAACACCCTTGTCCTCGCGTACGCCGGTGCAGCGTTGCCGGTGCTGCTCGTCTTCGCCATCCAGGACCTGCCCGGCCGGGCCGTCCTGTCCACCGAGTCGGTCGCGATGGAGGTCGTCCGCGGCCTCGTCGGCAGCCTCGGCATCATCGCCGCCGTACCGCTCACCACCGCCCTTGCCGCAATGGCGGTCGCGGACCGCTCCCGCGAACTGGTTGCGGAACCGGAACACATCACCAACTGA
- a CDS encoding antibiotic biosynthesis monooxygenase: MFVVIRFRVPEASQGEFAERVKVAVDVLSQQKGFVSARVGRNVDDPELLALDLEFVNVGSYRRALSPYDVKVAAVPLLSEAIDEPTAYEDWPGDLLT, translated from the coding sequence GTGTTCGTGGTGATCAGGTTCCGGGTGCCGGAGGCCTCGCAGGGCGAGTTCGCGGAGCGGGTGAAGGTCGCCGTCGACGTGCTCTCGCAGCAGAAGGGGTTCGTCTCGGCCCGGGTCGGGCGCAACGTCGACGACCCGGAGTTGCTGGCGCTCGACCTGGAGTTCGTGAACGTCGGGAGTTACCGGCGGGCGTTGTCGCCGTACGACGTGAAAGTGGCCGCGGTGCCGCTGTTGTCGGAGGCGATCGACGAGCCGACCGCGTACGAGGACTGGCCTGGGGATTTGCTGACCTAG
- a CDS encoding DUF6703 family protein, translated as MSTPSSPLRQRITKVSYPYVAKLHAAPKLTLPGITLVLALAGVFAPVVVGVPALVLLALLLGWLAFLSWPAVTGGPKFLRLFSILVILLFAVSRIANG; from the coding sequence ATGAGCACCCCCAGCAGTCCGTTGCGGCAGCGGATCACGAAGGTCAGTTATCCGTACGTCGCCAAGCTGCACGCCGCGCCGAAGTTGACGTTGCCGGGGATCACCCTGGTGCTCGCACTGGCCGGAGTGTTCGCTCCGGTGGTGGTCGGCGTGCCGGCGCTGGTGCTGCTCGCGCTGTTGCTGGGTTGGCTCGCGTTCCTGTCGTGGCCGGCGGTGACGGGCGGGCCGAAGTTCCTGCGATTGTTCTCGATTCTCGTGATTCTGTTGTTCGCGGTGTCGCGGATCGCCAACGGCTGA
- the eboE gene encoding metabolite traffic protein EboE, translating to MRFRHRDGSTVHLGYCATVHPAGELDELIAGLDDCAGPVRAALDVPVLGVGLWFPHGLADRLANSPASLSKLRRSLQRNRLEVVTLNGTPHSQFTDKVVASKLYCPDWTDPERLRYTLDLVDVLAELLPADASYGSISTVPLAWRVPWSKARNRAAREAFDRVEQHLARTETRTGRTIRLAVETEPGCVLEMVGQAAAWLDRYSSPYGGTSRIGLGLDTGHLAVQFEEPADVFQMLWRTGVDVVKGQLSVAPTLVDPSDAAGRYVLTQLGTPKYLRQVREWGGPGVDDVAQAYELSGHAAWRMHTHLAAHSAPPDGLSVTTGVLDDCLTRLVGGGHPLTHHLESEVYVWPRGRHSLVKRLTKELAWLRDRLTDLGLDEVH from the coding sequence ATGAGATTCCGTCATCGGGACGGTTCGACCGTCCATCTGGGGTACTGCGCGACCGTGCATCCGGCCGGTGAGCTGGACGAGCTGATCGCCGGCCTCGACGACTGCGCCGGCCCGGTGCGCGCGGCACTCGACGTACCCGTGCTCGGGGTCGGACTGTGGTTCCCGCACGGGCTGGCCGACCGGCTGGCGAACTCGCCGGCCTCACTGAGCAAGCTCCGCCGATCGCTGCAGCGCAACCGGCTCGAGGTCGTCACGCTGAACGGCACCCCGCACTCGCAGTTCACCGACAAGGTCGTCGCCAGCAAGCTGTACTGCCCCGACTGGACCGACCCGGAGCGGCTCCGCTACACCCTCGACCTGGTCGACGTACTGGCCGAGTTGCTTCCCGCGGACGCGTCGTACGGATCGATCTCGACCGTGCCGCTCGCCTGGCGGGTGCCGTGGTCGAAGGCGCGCAATCGTGCCGCGCGCGAGGCGTTCGACCGCGTCGAGCAGCACCTCGCCCGCACCGAGACGAGGACCGGACGGACGATCCGGCTCGCCGTCGAGACCGAGCCGGGCTGCGTCCTCGAAATGGTCGGTCAGGCGGCGGCGTGGCTGGACCGCTACTCCAGTCCGTACGGCGGTACGTCGCGCATCGGACTGGGATTGGATACGGGCCATCTGGCCGTGCAGTTCGAGGAGCCGGCCGATGTGTTCCAGATGCTGTGGCGGACGGGTGTCGATGTGGTCAAAGGACAGCTGTCCGTTGCGCCGACGCTGGTGGACCCGTCCGATGCGGCTGGTCGGTACGTGCTCACTCAGCTCGGCACACCGAAGTACCTGCGGCAGGTGCGTGAGTGGGGCGGGCCCGGAGTGGATGACGTAGCGCAGGCGTACGAGCTGTCCGGGCACGCGGCCTGGCGGATGCATACCCACCTGGCGGCCCACAGTGCGCCACCGGACGGGTTGAGCGTGACCACCGGCGTACTGGACGACTGTTTGACCAGACTGGTCGGCGGTGGGCATCCACTCACGCATCACCTGGAGTCTGAGGTGTACGTGTGGCCGCGTGGTCGACACTCCTTGGTCAAACGGCTCACCAAGGAGCTGGCGTGGCTACGCGACCGACTGACCGACCTGGGGCTGGACGAGGTCCACTGA
- a CDS encoding kinase — translation MGNEAVGSSSTRLITLRGNSGSGKSAVAAAVRAARPVGTVAILGQDVIRRDILGIGEDAGGHPIGLIDLAARYLLERGFDVIIEGILNARWYSQALPRLVADHRGVSRTYIYDLSFEETLRRHSTKPVATAFGEAEMRQWYRGLQPIADLHESIITADDTLDATVKRILEDCWASHS, via the coding sequence GTGGGGAACGAGGCCGTTGGCTCAAGCTCGACACGGCTGATCACGTTGCGGGGCAACAGTGGGTCAGGGAAGTCGGCGGTGGCCGCCGCCGTCCGTGCCGCACGCCCCGTCGGCACGGTCGCCATCCTCGGACAGGACGTCATCCGACGCGACATCCTTGGAATCGGCGAGGATGCCGGAGGCCACCCGATCGGGCTCATCGACCTCGCCGCGAGGTACCTGCTGGAGCGAGGCTTCGACGTGATCATCGAAGGAATCCTGAACGCGAGGTGGTACTCGCAGGCCCTGCCCCGCCTGGTCGCAGATCACCGCGGCGTCTCTCGCACCTACATCTACGACCTGTCCTTCGAGGAGACCCTCCGCAGGCACTCGACAAAGCCAGTCGCAACAGCCTTCGGTGAAGCCGAGATGCGCCAGTGGTACCGCGGCCTCCAACCGATCGCCGACCTCCACGAAAGCATCATCACCGCGGACGACACCTTGGACGCCACAGTCAAACGCATCCTCGAAGACTGCTGGGCATCGCACTCATAG
- a CDS encoding metal ABC transporter substrate-binding protein has translation MRSGLRAIVAGAVVTATLALAGCGGSPATGTENGKLDVVTSFYPLEFIARTVGGDAVNVTTLTAPGVEPHDLELTPKQVGSMVEAKVVIYEKKLQPAVDEAVEQNAQDAGFDVSPAAQLEATGADFEEHGEGAVPAAHKEDALDPHFWLDPVRYAEVVKAVEEKLVSVDSANATGYHERAKALLGQIGKLDTEYKTGLADCRRDTFVTSHEAFAYLAKRYGLTMVGIAGFTPDAEPTPSRIKEVQDIVKAQNVTTIFYEELVSPKVAETIANDVGVKTAVLSPIEGLSDANSKETYLTLMQQNLQELRTANGCK, from the coding sequence ATGAGATCAGGTCTTCGAGCTATTGTCGCCGGTGCCGTCGTCACGGCGACACTCGCCCTGGCCGGATGCGGCGGCTCACCGGCCACCGGCACCGAGAACGGGAAGCTCGACGTCGTGACCTCGTTCTACCCACTCGAGTTCATCGCTCGCACAGTGGGGGGCGACGCCGTCAACGTGACCACCCTGACCGCACCCGGCGTCGAGCCGCACGACCTCGAGCTCACCCCGAAGCAGGTCGGCTCGATGGTCGAGGCGAAGGTCGTCATCTACGAGAAGAAGCTGCAGCCGGCCGTCGACGAGGCCGTCGAGCAGAACGCGCAGGACGCCGGCTTCGACGTCTCGCCGGCCGCCCAGCTCGAGGCGACAGGCGCCGACTTCGAGGAGCACGGGGAGGGCGCGGTCCCGGCCGCCCACAAGGAGGACGCCCTCGACCCGCACTTCTGGCTGGACCCGGTGCGGTATGCCGAGGTCGTCAAGGCCGTCGAGGAGAAGCTGGTCAGCGTCGACAGCGCCAACGCCACCGGGTACCACGAGCGCGCCAAGGCTCTACTTGGTCAGATCGGCAAGCTCGACACGGAGTACAAGACCGGTCTGGCCGACTGCCGGCGGGACACGTTCGTGACGAGTCATGAGGCGTTCGCGTACCTGGCGAAGCGATACGGTCTGACGATGGTCGGGATCGCCGGGTTCACGCCGGACGCGGAGCCGACGCCGAGCCGGATCAAGGAGGTCCAGGACATCGTGAAGGCCCAGAACGTGACGACGATCTTCTACGAGGAGCTGGTCAGTCCGAAGGTGGCCGAGACGATCGCGAACGACGTCGGCGTCAAGACCGCCGTGCTGAGCCCGATCGAGGGCCTGTCCGACGCCAACTCCAAGGAAACGTACCTGACCCTCATGCAGCAGAACCTGCAGGAACTGCGGACCGCGAACGGCTGCAAATGA
- a CDS encoding FAD-dependent monooxygenase, with product MKVLISGGSVAGPVLAHWLHRYGFEPTIVERTPELRHGLGGHAVDLFSSAAEVTRWMGCWDAIDAARTRIESMTMERFGRRPVEVDLSRMYAGISSSHVEILRGELTRILYDASRDSAEYLFGDSIASLDDDGSGVDVTFDSGTQRRFDLVIGADGLHSNVRRLAFGPEEPLRRWLGGYLAVFSMPDIFNIGDHTLAHLSVDKLIGIYGVHQTGQTRSGFLFRTPHELHYDYRDKDEQKALLVREFSNYGWRVPQLLEHLESAEDFYFDSIAQITLDTWSSGRIGLVGDAGYCPGPAVGGGTSLAVMTAYVLAGELAKAGDDLAAGLKNYERIIRPLVDQSRHIGPKLMSTIIPGSPLALRLMPFAAAALPKLPTAAQRFIWSQNAVGKTLSSVDLVQPQVGQSVA from the coding sequence ATGAAGGTCCTGATCTCCGGTGGCAGCGTGGCCGGTCCGGTGCTCGCGCACTGGTTGCACCGCTACGGTTTCGAGCCGACGATCGTGGAGCGCACGCCCGAGCTGCGGCACGGCCTGGGCGGACATGCCGTCGACCTGTTCAGCTCGGCTGCCGAGGTGACCCGCTGGATGGGCTGCTGGGACGCGATCGACGCCGCCCGCACCCGGATCGAGTCGATGACGATGGAGCGGTTCGGCCGGCGCCCGGTCGAGGTCGACCTCAGCCGGATGTACGCCGGGATCTCGAGCAGCCACGTGGAGATCCTCCGCGGCGAGCTGACGAGGATCCTGTACGACGCCTCGCGCGACTCGGCGGAGTACCTCTTCGGCGACTCGATCGCGAGCCTCGATGACGACGGCAGCGGCGTGGACGTCACGTTCGACTCCGGCACGCAACGCCGGTTCGACCTGGTCATCGGGGCCGACGGCCTGCACTCGAACGTACGCCGGCTCGCGTTCGGGCCGGAGGAGCCGCTGCGCCGTTGGCTCGGCGGCTACCTCGCCGTGTTCTCGATGCCGGACATCTTCAACATCGGCGACCACACCCTCGCGCACCTGTCGGTCGACAAGCTCATCGGTATCTACGGCGTGCACCAGACCGGCCAGACCCGCAGCGGCTTCCTGTTCCGTACACCGCACGAGCTGCACTACGACTACCGCGACAAGGACGAGCAGAAGGCCTTGCTGGTCAGGGAGTTCAGCAACTACGGCTGGAGGGTGCCGCAGCTGCTGGAGCACCTGGAGTCGGCGGAGGACTTCTACTTCGACTCGATCGCGCAGATCACGCTGGACACGTGGAGCAGTGGACGCATCGGACTGGTCGGCGACGCGGGCTACTGTCCCGGCCCAGCCGTTGGCGGCGGGACCAGTCTGGCCGTCATGACGGCGTACGTCCTGGCTGGCGAGCTGGCCAAGGCAGGCGACGACCTGGCGGCCGGGCTGAAGAACTACGAGCGGATCATCCGCCCGCTGGTCGACCAGAGTCGGCACATCGGTCCGAAGTTGATGAGCACGATCATCCCGGGTAGTCCGCTGGCACTGCGGCTGATGCCGTTCGCCGCCGCAGCACTGCCGAAGCTGCCGACAGCAGCGCAGCGCTTCATCTGGTCGCAGAACGCCGTGGGCAAGACGCTCAGCTCAGTGGACCTCGTCCAGCCCCAGGTCGGTCAGTCGGTCGCGTAG
- the dusB gene encoding tRNA dihydrouridine synthase DusB, with protein MLQLGGLTIDTPVVLAPMAGITNAAYRQLCAEQGAGLYVCEMITSRGIVEGDQKSLDMLTFADSETVRSVQLYGVDPVYIGRAVQILCDTYGVAHIDLNFGCPVPKVTRKGGGAALPWKRNLLGAILRSAVHAATPYGIPVTMKTRIGIDADHQTYLDAGRIAEESGAAAIGLHGRTAAQAYSGQADWSAIAELVEHVSIPVLGNGDIWEAGDALRMVAETGCAGVIVGRGCLGRPWLFRDLAVAFAGGEALNLPTLGEVAVVMRRHAELLAELMGEQRGLRDFRKHVPWYLKGFPAGGELRAALGMVDTLAHLDELLAQLDPTVPFPVAELGAPRGRQGSPRDHVVLPQGWLDDTDGLTTDLAEAEIGVSGG; from the coding sequence ATGTTGCAGCTGGGCGGGCTCACGATCGACACGCCGGTGGTGCTGGCGCCGATGGCCGGCATCACCAACGCGGCGTACCGGCAGCTGTGCGCGGAGCAAGGTGCGGGGCTCTACGTCTGCGAGATGATCACGTCCCGCGGGATCGTCGAGGGTGACCAGAAGTCGTTGGACATGCTGACGTTCGCCGACTCCGAGACGGTGCGGTCGGTGCAGCTGTACGGCGTCGACCCGGTCTACATCGGGCGTGCCGTGCAGATCCTTTGTGATACCTACGGGGTCGCGCACATCGATCTGAACTTCGGCTGCCCGGTGCCGAAGGTGACGCGCAAGGGTGGCGGCGCCGCGCTGCCGTGGAAGCGGAACCTGCTCGGCGCGATCCTGCGGTCCGCGGTGCACGCGGCGACGCCGTACGGCATCCCTGTCACGATGAAGACGCGGATCGGGATCGATGCCGACCACCAGACGTATCTCGACGCCGGTCGGATCGCTGAGGAGTCGGGCGCGGCGGCGATCGGGTTGCACGGGCGTACGGCGGCGCAGGCGTACTCCGGTCAGGCGGACTGGTCGGCGATCGCCGAACTGGTCGAGCACGTGTCGATTCCCGTGCTGGGCAACGGCGACATCTGGGAAGCCGGCGACGCCCTCAGGATGGTCGCCGAGACCGGCTGCGCCGGCGTGATCGTCGGGCGAGGCTGCCTCGGCCGCCCGTGGCTCTTCCGCGACCTGGCCGTCGCCTTCGCCGGCGGCGAGGCGTTGAATCTGCCGACTCTGGGCGAGGTCGCCGTCGTCATGCGCCGCCACGCTGAGCTGCTGGCCGAGCTCATGGGTGAGCAGCGCGGTCTACGCGACTTCCGCAAGCACGTCCCCTGGTACCTGAAGGGCTTCCCAGCCGGCGGCGAACTCCGCGCTGCTCTCGGCATGGTCGACACCCTCGCCCACCTGGACGAACTCCTGGCCCAGCTGGACCCGACCGTCCCCTTCCCAGTCGCCGAACTAGGCGCCCCCCGCGGCCGCCAGGGCAGCCCCCGCGACCACGTCGTCCTCCCACAGGGTTGGCTGGACGACACCGACGGCCTGACCACCGACCTGGCCGAAGCCGAAATAGGCGTCTCCGGCGGCTAA